The following are encoded in a window of Lacinutrix sp. WUR7 genomic DNA:
- a CDS encoding Crp/Fnr family transcriptional regulator codes for MNSLWFFDDVNLFKVLCPHKFKAYKNNHSFDAYKKKDYIYFEEDSANKVYLIEKGKVKIGYYNEDGEEVVKAILTRGELFGEKAILGQLTRKEFAQSVDNLTSICPIGVDTMHDLMRDNQTFSFKIYKFIGFKFQKLERRLQLLLFKDTKSRLKEFLNELCDEYGYNCPKTGDHVIKHPYTQKDIASLIGTSRPTLNILLNELKEEKVLDFNRKEIRIYKKSA; via the coding sequence ATGAATTCACTTTGGTTTTTTGATGATGTAAATCTATTTAAAGTACTATGTCCTCATAAATTCAAGGCGTATAAGAACAATCATAGTTTTGATGCTTATAAGAAAAAGGATTATATCTATTTTGAAGAAGATTCTGCTAATAAAGTATATCTCATTGAAAAAGGAAAAGTAAAGATTGGTTACTACAATGAAGATGGAGAAGAAGTAGTAAAAGCCATTCTAACTAGAGGAGAATTGTTTGGAGAAAAAGCAATTCTAGGGCAATTAACCAGAAAAGAATTTGCGCAATCGGTAGATAATTTAACTTCTATTTGTCCTATTGGTGTAGATACTATGCATGATTTAATGCGAGACAATCAAACCTTCAGTTTTAAGATATATAAGTTTATCGGATTTAAATTTCAAAAACTAGAACGAAGACTACAACTACTTTTATTTAAAGATACCAAATCACGTTTAAAAGAATTTTTAAATGAATTATGTGATGAATATGGTTATAACTGTCCTAAAACAGGAGATCACGTCATTAAACATCCATACACACAAAAGGATATTGCTTCTTTAATAGGAACTTCAAGACCTACCCTTAATATACTTTTAAATGAATTAAAAGAAGAGAAAGTGTTAGATTTCAACAGAAAAGAAATAAGAATTTATAAAAAAAGTGCTTAG
- a CDS encoding aconitate hydratase, translating to MAFDIDMIKKVYAQMAERVDKAREVVGKPLTLSEKILYNHLWDGSPTKAFTRGTDYVDFAPDRIACQDATAQMALLQFMQAGKPQVAVPTTVHCDHLIQAKDGATSDLKHANSVSSEVFDFLASVSNKYGIGFWKPGAGIIHQVVLENYAFPGGMMIGTDSHTVNAGGLGMVAIGVGGADAVDVMAGMAWELKFPKLIGVKLTGKLSGWTAPKDVILKVAGIVSAKGGTGAIVEYFGTGATSMSCTGKGTICNMGAEIGATTSTFGYDDSMERYLRATDRADVADAANKVREYLTGDAEVYANPEQYFDQVIEINLSELGPLLNGPFTPDLSTPVGKTMNEKAKANDWPLQVEWGLIGSCTNSSYEDLSRASSIAQQALDKGLKMKAELGINPGSEQVRYTAARDGIIGIFEKLDAKIFTNACGPCIGQWARYSDPKNAPKNSIVHSFNRNFAKRADGNPNTHAFVASPEITAAIAIAGRLDFNPLTDKLINEDGQEVMFDEPTGWELPPKGFAVEDAGYLEPVADGSKVEVSVSPTSERLQLLTPFEPLGNTINGAKLLIKAFGKCTTDHISMAGPWLRFRGHLDNISNNCLIGAVNAFGKKTNFVKNQLTGEFGGVPDTARAYKAAGVKTIVVGDHNYGEGSSREHAAMEPRHLGVAAVIVKSFARIHETNLKKQGMLGLTFANENDYDLIQEDDTFNFTDLNEFAPGKQLTLEIVHADGSKDVIKLNHTYNQPQIDWYNEGSALNLIKKENNS from the coding sequence ATGGCATTCGATATTGATATGATCAAGAAGGTTTATGCTCAAATGGCGGAACGTGTAGATAAAGCACGTGAAGTTGTTGGTAAGCCGTTAACACTTTCAGAAAAAATATTATATAATCATCTTTGGGATGGAAGTCCTACAAAGGCATTCACAAGGGGTACAGATTATGTAGACTTCGCGCCAGATCGTATTGCTTGTCAAGATGCAACTGCACAAATGGCATTATTGCAATTTATGCAAGCAGGTAAACCACAAGTAGCAGTACCAACTACGGTACATTGTGATCACTTAATACAAGCAAAAGACGGAGCGACATCAGATTTAAAACACGCAAACTCGGTAAGTAGTGAGGTGTTTGATTTTTTAGCTTCCGTTTCTAATAAATACGGGATTGGTTTCTGGAAACCAGGAGCAGGGATTATCCACCAAGTAGTCCTAGAAAATTATGCGTTTCCAGGAGGAATGATGATTGGTACAGATTCACATACAGTAAATGCTGGTGGATTAGGTATGGTTGCCATTGGAGTTGGTGGAGCAGATGCTGTTGATGTTATGGCAGGAATGGCTTGGGAACTTAAATTCCCAAAATTAATAGGTGTTAAATTAACTGGAAAACTTTCGGGTTGGACGGCACCAAAAGATGTGATTTTAAAAGTTGCTGGTATCGTTTCTGCAAAAGGAGGAACTGGAGCAATTGTAGAATATTTCGGAACAGGAGCTACTTCGATGTCTTGTACAGGAAAAGGAACGATTTGTAATATGGGAGCAGAAATTGGAGCTACCACATCAACATTTGGTTATGATGATTCTATGGAACGTTATTTACGTGCTACCGATAGAGCAGATGTTGCAGATGCTGCAAATAAAGTAAGAGAATATTTAACAGGAGATGCAGAAGTGTATGCAAATCCAGAACAATACTTCGATCAAGTTATTGAAATTAACTTATCGGAATTAGGACCATTATTAAATGGACCTTTTACTCCAGATTTATCTACTCCAGTTGGTAAAACAATGAACGAGAAAGCAAAAGCTAACGATTGGCCACTTCAAGTAGAATGGGGTTTAATAGGTTCTTGTACAAACTCTTCTTACGAAGATTTATCCAGAGCATCTTCTATTGCACAACAAGCTTTAGATAAAGGTTTAAAAATGAAAGCAGAACTTGGTATTAATCCAGGATCAGAACAAGTGCGTTATACAGCGGCTAGAGATGGTATTATAGGAATCTTTGAAAAATTAGATGCTAAAATATTTACGAATGCTTGTGGACCATGTATTGGACAATGGGCAAGATATAGCGATCCTAAAAATGCACCAAAAAATAGTATTGTACACTCGTTTAATAGAAACTTTGCGAAACGTGCAGATGGTAACCCAAATACACACGCTTTTGTGGCCTCTCCAGAGATAACGGCTGCTATTGCAATTGCAGGTAGATTAGATTTTAATCCGTTAACCGATAAATTGATTAATGAAGATGGTCAAGAAGTAATGTTCGATGAGCCAACAGGATGGGAATTACCGCCAAAAGGATTTGCAGTGGAAGATGCTGGCTATTTAGAACCAGTTGCAGATGGTAGTAAAGTGGAAGTTTCTGTTAGTCCAACTTCAGAACGCTTACAATTACTTACACCATTTGAACCATTAGGAAATACTATTAATGGCGCGAAACTATTAATTAAAGCTTTTGGTAAATGTACCACAGATCATATTTCTATGGCTGGACCATGGTTGCGTTTTAGAGGACATCTAGATAATATTTCTAACAACTGTTTAATTGGAGCTGTAAATGCTTTCGGTAAGAAAACAAACTTTGTTAAAAATCAATTAACTGGCGAGTTTGGCGGAGTGCCAGATACAGCAAGAGCTTATAAAGCAGCTGGTGTAAAAACTATAGTAGTTGGAGATCATAATTACGGAGAAGGTTCTTCTCGTGAACATGCTGCTATGGAACCAAGACATCTAGGTGTTGCTGCAGTTATTGTAAAATCTTTTGCACGTATTCATGAGACAAACCTTAAAAAACAAGGAATGTTAGGTTTAACTTTTGCTAATGAAAACGATTACGATTTAATTCAAGAAGACGATACATTCAACTTTACCGATTTAAATGAATTTGCACCTGGAAAACAATTAACACTAGAGATTGTTCATGCCGATGGAAGTAAAGATGTAATTAAGCTAAACCATACCTATAACCAACCACAAATTGATTGGTATAATGAAGGTTCTGCATTAAACTTAATTAAAAAAGAAAACAATTCTTAA
- a CDS encoding bifunctional aconitate hydratase 2/2-methylisocitrate dehydratase has protein sequence MNTYKDYLKEIEDRKELGLHPKPIDGAELLSEIITQIKDVDNADREESLNFFIYNVLPGTTSAASVKAKFLKEIILGESTVEEITPAFALEQLSHMKGGPSVRVLLDLALGADAAIAKEAAAVLKTQVFLYEADTSRLEDAFNNGSEIAKDIIESYAKAEFFTKLPELDETIDVVTYVAGVGDISTDLLSPGGDAHSRSDRELHGQCMFEHNKDMQNELLALKEQHPDKRVMLIAEKGTMGVGSSRMSGVNNVALWTGVPFSQYVPFINFAPVIAGTNGIAPIFLTTVGVTGGIGLDLKNWVQQKDAEGNTVRDADGEPILKEMYSVATGTFLTINTKEKKLYNGDKELKDISAAFTPQKMEFMKAGGSYAVVFGKKLQTFAAKTLGIEAPQVYATSKEVTIEGQGLTAVEKIFNKNAVGTSGATLHAGSYVRAEVNIVGSQDTTGLMTSQELEMMAATVISPIVDGAYQSGCHTASVWDDKSKANIPRLMSFMNDFGLITGRDPKGKYFPMTDVIHKVLNDITVGDWDIIIGGDSHTRMSKGVAFGADSGTVALALATGEASMPIPESVKVTFKGQMKSYMDFRDVVHATQQQMLKQFGGENVFQGRVIEVHIGTLTADEAFTFTDWTAEMKAKASICISEDDTLIESLEIAKGRIQIMIEKGMDNAKQVLKGLVDKAETRIIELKTGMKPSLRPDANAKYHAEVIIDLDQIVEPMIADPDVNNDDVSKRYTHDNIRPLSYYGGTKKVDLGFVGSCMVHKGDMKILAQMLKNVEAQYGKVEFKAPLIVAPPTYNIVDELKAEGDWEVLVRYSGFEFDDNAPKGEARTGYENMLYLERPGCNLCMGNQEKAAPGDTVMATSTRLFQGRVVKDSGEKKGESLLSSTPVVVLSTILGRTPTMAEYEAAVDGIVLTKFKPSTKQLVR, from the coding sequence ATGAACACGTATAAAGATTACCTTAAAGAGATTGAAGACAGAAAAGAATTAGGTCTTCATCCTAAGCCAATTGATGGTGCTGAATTACTTAGCGAAATCATTACTCAAATTAAAGATGTAGATAATGCGGATAGAGAAGAATCTCTAAACTTCTTTATCTATAATGTTTTACCTGGTACAACAAGTGCTGCAAGTGTTAAAGCAAAGTTTCTAAAAGAAATCATTTTAGGAGAATCTACTGTGGAAGAGATTACTCCAGCTTTTGCTTTAGAGCAATTGTCGCACATGAAAGGAGGACCTTCCGTGAGAGTATTATTAGATTTAGCTTTAGGAGCAGATGCTGCTATCGCAAAAGAAGCTGCAGCCGTTTTAAAAACACAAGTTTTCCTTTATGAAGCAGATACTTCTCGTTTAGAAGATGCATTCAATAATGGTAGTGAAATAGCAAAAGACATTATAGAAAGTTATGCTAAGGCAGAGTTTTTTACAAAGCTTCCAGAGCTAGACGAAACAATAGACGTAGTTACTTATGTTGCTGGAGTAGGTGATATTTCAACCGATTTATTATCTCCAGGAGGAGATGCACATTCCAGATCCGATCGTGAGTTACATGGTCAATGTATGTTCGAGCATAATAAAGACATGCAAAATGAATTATTAGCTTTAAAAGAACAACATCCAGATAAGCGTGTCATGCTAATTGCAGAAAAAGGAACAATGGGAGTTGGTTCTTCTAGAATGTCTGGTGTAAACAATGTGGCTTTATGGACAGGTGTTCCTTTTAGTCAATATGTACCATTTATTAATTTTGCTCCTGTAATTGCAGGGACTAATGGTATTGCTCCAATTTTCTTAACAACAGTTGGTGTAACAGGAGGTATTGGTTTAGATCTTAAAAACTGGGTACAACAAAAAGATGCAGAAGGAAATACCGTTAGAGATGCAGATGGGGAACCAATATTAAAAGAAATGTATTCTGTAGCTACAGGTACATTTCTTACCATAAATACAAAAGAGAAAAAACTATATAACGGAGATAAAGAACTTAAAGATATTTCTGCAGCATTTACACCACAAAAAATGGAGTTTATGAAAGCAGGTGGTTCTTATGCTGTTGTATTTGGTAAAAAATTACAAACATTTGCGGCAAAAACCTTAGGTATTGAAGCTCCTCAAGTATATGCTACTTCTAAAGAAGTGACTATTGAAGGACAAGGTTTAACAGCGGTTGAAAAAATATTTAATAAAAATGCAGTAGGAACTTCAGGAGCAACTTTACATGCTGGCTCTTACGTTCGTGCAGAGGTTAACATTGTAGGTTCTCAAGATACTACAGGCTTAATGACTTCTCAAGAATTAGAGATGATGGCTGCTACAGTTATTTCTCCAATAGTAGATGGTGCATACCAATCTGGTTGTCATACTGCTTCAGTTTGGGATGATAAGTCTAAAGCTAATATTCCAAGATTAATGAGCTTTATGAACGATTTTGGTTTAATTACCGGTCGTGATCCAAAAGGAAAGTACTTTCCAATGACAGATGTTATTCATAAAGTACTTAATGATATTACTGTAGGTGATTGGGATATCATTATTGGAGGAGATTCACATACACGTATGTCTAAAGGTGTTGCTTTTGGAGCAGATTCAGGAACCGTTGCCTTGGCATTAGCTACAGGTGAGGCTTCAATGCCAATTCCAGAATCCGTTAAAGTAACCTTTAAAGGACAAATGAAATCGTATATGGATTTCCGTGATGTGGTGCACGCAACACAACAACAAATGTTAAAGCAGTTTGGGGGTGAAAACGTATTCCAAGGTCGTGTGATCGAAGTACACATCGGAACACTTACTGCAGATGAAGCCTTTACTTTTACAGATTGGACAGCAGAGATGAAAGCAAAAGCATCTATTTGTATTTCTGAAGATGATACCTTAATCGAATCTTTAGAAATCGCAAAAGGTCGTATCCAAATCATGATTGAAAAAGGAATGGACAATGCGAAACAAGTACTTAAAGGTCTTGTAGATAAAGCAGAAACTAGAATTATAGAGCTTAAAACTGGTATGAAACCATCTTTAAGACCAGATGCTAACGCTAAATATCATGCAGAAGTTATTATTGATTTAGACCAAATTGTAGAACCAATGATCGCGGATCCAGATGTAAATAACGATGATGTTTCTAAACGTTATACACATGATAATATTAGACCATTGTCTTACTACGGAGGAACTAAAAAAGTAGATTTAGGTTTCGTAGGATCTTGTATGGTGCATAAAGGAGATATGAAAATATTAGCGCAAATGTTGAAAAACGTAGAAGCGCAATATGGTAAAGTGGAGTTTAAAGCACCATTAATAGTTGCACCTCCTACATATAATATTGTAGATGAATTAAAAGCAGAAGGAGACTGGGAAGTTTTAGTAAGATACTCTGGTTTCGAATTTGATGACAATGCACCTAAAGGAGAAGCACGTACAGGATACGAAAACATGTTATACTTAGAACGTCCAGGATGTAACTTATGTATGGGGAACCAAGAAAAAGCGGCACCAGGAGATACGGTAATGGCGACTTCAACACGTTTATTCCAAGGTAGAGTTGTAAAAGATTCTGGAGAGAAAAAAGGGGAATCCTTATTATCTTCTACACCAGTTGTAGTGTTATCTACCATTTTAGGAAGAACACCTACGATGGCAGAATATGAAGCTGCAGTGGATGGTATTGTTTTAACAAAATTCAAGCCATCAACTAAACAATTAGTGAGATAA
- a CDS encoding MoxR family ATPase, whose product MSDVAAVEQFVKKYKNLKQEIAKVIIGQDEVVSQILISIFSGGHALLIGVPGLAKTLMVNTIAQTLGLDFKRIQFTPDLMPSDILGSEILDENRNFKFIKGPIFANIILADEINRTPPKTQAALLEAMQERAVTVSGHHYKLSLPYFVLATQNPIEQEGTYPLPEAQLDRFMFAIHLDYPSFQEEVQVVKATTSDVQAKVSALFNAEEIIGFQQLIRRIPVADNVIEYAVKMVAKTRPDSDTAAHLVKSYIDWGAGPRASQNLILAAKTHAVINGKFSPDMEDVQAVATSILRHRIIKNYKAEAEGISEEQIIKSLF is encoded by the coding sequence ATGTCTGACGTAGCAGCTGTAGAACAATTTGTAAAAAAATATAAAAACTTAAAGCAAGAAATTGCTAAAGTTATTATCGGACAAGATGAAGTAGTAAGTCAGATCCTGATATCTATATTTTCAGGAGGACATGCACTTCTAATTGGTGTACCAGGTTTAGCAAAAACGCTAATGGTAAATACAATTGCTCAAACCTTAGGCTTAGATTTTAAAAGAATACAATTCACTCCAGATTTAATGCCTAGTGATATTTTAGGTAGTGAAATTTTAGACGAGAACAGAAACTTTAAATTTATAAAAGGTCCAATATTTGCCAATATTATTTTAGCAGATGAGATCAATAGAACGCCTCCAAAAACACAAGCAGCACTTCTAGAAGCAATGCAAGAAAGAGCAGTTACTGTTTCTGGGCACCATTATAAATTAAGTTTACCATACTTTGTTTTAGCAACACAAAATCCAATTGAGCAAGAAGGAACTTACCCATTACCAGAAGCACAATTAGATAGATTTATGTTCGCTATACATTTAGATTATCCGTCTTTTCAAGAGGAAGTGCAAGTGGTAAAAGCTACAACGTCTGATGTGCAAGCAAAAGTAAGTGCGTTATTTAATGCAGAAGAAATTATTGGTTTCCAACAACTTATTCGTCGTATTCCAGTTGCAGATAATGTAATTGAATATGCCGTAAAAATGGTTGCTAAAACAAGACCGGATAGTGATACTGCAGCCCACTTAGTAAAAAGCTATATCGATTGGGGAGCAGGACCAAGAGCTTCTCAAAACTTAATATTAGCAGCAAAAACACATGCGGTTATAAACGGTAAATTTTCTCCGGATATGGAAGACGTTCAAGCAGTAGCTACCAGTATTCTTCGTCATCGAATTATCAAAAATTATAAAGCGGAAGCAGAAGGTATTTCCGAAGAGCAAATAATTAAAAGCTTATTTTAA
- a CDS encoding peptidylprolyl isomerase, whose protein sequence is MQLQTKNLKSTNKLKHLFILSIAVLITNVLTAQEIIEDQVKEEVVSDSVKTFLSNQATKIDGVAAVVGDHIILESDIDKTILQMKAQGVSTDDIPRCQLFGSLLENKLYAHHAVQDSIEVSDAEIRSNVDYQIQQFLSQTGGNMQELLDFYKKDDEKSFRDEMFEINKSNELAKRMQSSIVDEVEVTPEEVRIFFNKIPEDERPTFGTELKVSQIVIEPKVAPEETQKVINRLKEFKSDVLENGASFRSKVVLYTDDKASVAKGGLYTLNREKPLMVKEFRDVAFALQEGEISDPFETDFGYHIIQLEKIRGQEFDVRHILLIPEVSESAITEAKEALEDVRQKIVSGEITFEDAAKRYSDEKETRSEGGFLINPATQDYNFELTKIDTELYTQIQDLKEGEISLVQTEQDRTGKVKFKILRVTDRVDEHEADYSRDYLKIKELALTEKRFNAIGKWQDEKILDTYIKINGEHRDCDFTSNWLKK, encoded by the coding sequence ATGCAATTACAAACAAAAAATTTGAAATCTACAAATAAATTGAAACACCTATTTATATTAAGTATAGCAGTATTAATTACAAACGTATTAACTGCACAAGAGATCATAGAAGATCAAGTAAAAGAAGAAGTTGTTAGTGATAGTGTCAAGACATTTCTATCTAATCAAGCTACAAAAATTGATGGTGTAGCAGCAGTTGTTGGTGACCATATTATATTAGAGTCTGATATAGATAAAACCATTTTACAAATGAAAGCACAAGGTGTATCTACAGATGATATTCCAAGATGTCAATTATTTGGTTCGCTTCTAGAAAATAAACTATATGCACATCATGCAGTACAAGATAGTATTGAAGTATCGGATGCGGAAATAAGAAGTAATGTCGATTATCAAATTCAACAATTCTTATCTCAAACAGGTGGAAACATGCAAGAGCTTCTTGACTTTTATAAAAAAGACGATGAAAAGAGCTTTAGAGATGAAATGTTTGAAATTAACAAAAGCAATGAGCTAGCAAAACGCATGCAAAGTAGTATTGTGGATGAAGTTGAAGTTACACCAGAAGAAGTTAGAATCTTTTTTAATAAAATACCAGAAGACGAAAGACCAACATTTGGGACAGAACTTAAAGTGTCTCAAATAGTAATAGAACCAAAAGTAGCGCCAGAAGAAACGCAAAAAGTAATCAACAGGCTTAAAGAATTTAAATCTGACGTATTAGAAAATGGAGCAAGTTTCCGTTCTAAAGTAGTATTGTATACCGATGATAAAGCATCGGTAGCAAAAGGTGGTTTATACACTTTAAATAGAGAAAAACCACTAATGGTAAAAGAGTTTAGAGATGTTGCTTTTGCATTGCAAGAAGGAGAAATCTCAGACCCTTTTGAAACAGACTTTGGTTACCATATTATTCAATTAGAAAAAATTAGAGGACAAGAATTTGATGTTCGACATATTCTACTAATACCAGAAGTTTCTGAATCTGCAATCACTGAAGCTAAAGAAGCTTTAGAAGATGTACGTCAAAAAATAGTAAGTGGAGAAATTACTTTTGAAGATGCAGCAAAGAGATATAGTGACGAAAAAGAAACGAGAAGTGAAGGCGGATTTTTAATAAACCCAGCAACGCAAGATTATAATTTCGAATTAACTAAAATTGATACCGAATTATACACGCAAATTCAAGATTTAAAAGAAGGTGAAATAAGTTTAGTGCAAACAGAACAAGACAGAACCGGAAAAGTGAAGTTTAAAATATTACGTGTTACAGATAGAGTAGATGAGCACGAAGCAGATTACTCTCGCGATTACTTAAAAATTAAAGAACTAGCTTTAACAGAAAAACGTTTTAATGCTATCGGGAAATGGCAAGATGAAAAAATCTTGGATACCTATATTAAAATTAATGGAGAGCATAGAGATTGCGATTTTACTAGTAACTGGTTAAAGAAATAA
- a CDS encoding peptidyl-prolyl cis-trans isomerase, with translation MFSCDFFQETDNRVPVARVNEAYLYKEDIQDLISSDASKQDSIVLINNYINGWATQQLLVQGAKLNLNEKKLNQYNRLVEQYKNDLYSKAYLEALVNRDLDTVVSQEEAEAYYVDNKEAFKLNEVLIKFRYINLDEKMQEADAIEIAKKFRRFDTKDKRDLDSISIQFKSYSLNDSIWIRWNQIVGKIPVINTDNKDELLKKTNFIQLKDSLGLYLMQINDVLLQNSTAPLEYVKPTIDQIVINKRKLEKIRELEKDITKDAITNKKFEIYK, from the coding sequence TTGTTTTCTTGTGATTTTTTCCAAGAAACAGATAATAGAGTTCCTGTAGCGAGAGTGAATGAAGCTTATTTGTATAAAGAAGATATACAGGATTTAATTTCTTCGGATGCATCTAAGCAAGACAGTATTGTTTTAATAAATAATTATATTAACGGTTGGGCAACTCAGCAATTATTGGTGCAAGGCGCAAAGTTAAATTTAAATGAAAAAAAACTAAATCAATATAATAGGTTAGTAGAGCAATATAAAAATGATCTATACTCCAAAGCATATTTAGAAGCACTTGTGAATAGAGATTTAGATACTGTAGTTTCACAAGAAGAAGCAGAGGCTTATTATGTCGATAATAAAGAAGCTTTTAAATTAAATGAAGTGCTTATTAAGTTTCGCTATATTAATTTGGATGAAAAAATGCAAGAAGCAGATGCCATTGAAATAGCTAAAAAATTTAGAAGATTTGACACAAAAGATAAAAGAGACTTAGATTCTATATCGATTCAATTTAAATCCTACTCGTTAAACGATTCTATTTGGATAAGATGGAATCAAATAGTAGGGAAAATTCCTGTAATTAATACAGATAATAAAGATGAACTGTTAAAAAAAACTAATTTTATACAACTCAAAGATTCATTAGGTTTATATTTGATGCAAATTAATGACGTACTATTGCAAAATAGCACTGCTCCTTTGGAGTATGTAAAGCCAACAATAGACCAAATTGTTATTAATAAAAGGAAATTAGAAAAAATAAGAGAACTAGAAAAGGATATAACAAAAGATGCAATTACAAACAAAAAATTTGAAATCTACAAATAA
- a CDS encoding peptidylprolyl isomerase, whose product MRIILTLFFLVFTLSFQAQDKSSDVLFTVDQEPVYASEFIRVFNKNLDLVKDESQKDVDAYLDLFVSYKLKLKEAKALGFDTMPKYKRELNNYKSQLAKNYLTDNKVTDALVEEAYERVSNEVKASHILIKIDEDASPNDTLAVYNQLLKLRERVIAEGYKAVQKEVHNGKTVYAEDLGYFSGFKMVYPFENAAYNTEIGEVSLPFRTQFGYHIVQVLDKRKSRGQREIAHIMVNLDKEDAESRIQDIYKKLEQDEDFASLAKQFSEDKSTADKGGKLSPFSSGELRSQEFENQAFAIEKEGTYTKPFKSSFGWHIIKLIKKIETAPFEDMKSTLEAKVKRDSRSKLISTSRINELKQRYTISNVDKDLAYFTSILNTEYYKSKWKIPSNFQPEKAFVKIENKQFTYSDFSNFLIKNQRRNAKQLPFSTIVANAYNSFLEENILAYQEENLEFENQDFANILGEYRDGLLLFDLMEKEIWKAAANDSVAVQEYYTANKENYFFNERVDAVVASSAKKRDISKVSKLLKKGKTIEEIKNTVNTKDQINVIFTSGIMDVEHQALPKDFSFTKGVSKIFNHNGSYSVVKVNEVLPKAFKTFQEAKGKVSSDFQDEKEKNWLVALGNKYKVIINQEVLNTVKSKLNK is encoded by the coding sequence ATGAGAATTATTTTAACCCTTTTCTTTTTAGTATTTACCTTAAGTTTTCAAGCACAAGATAAAAGCAGTGATGTCCTTTTTACAGTAGATCAAGAACCTGTTTATGCTTCAGAATTTATTAGAGTGTTTAATAAAAATTTAGACTTAGTGAAAGATGAGTCTCAAAAAGATGTAGATGCATATTTAGATCTTTTTGTTAGCTATAAGCTAAAGTTAAAAGAAGCAAAGGCCCTAGGTTTTGATACCATGCCTAAGTATAAAAGAGAATTAAATAACTATAAAAGTCAACTTGCTAAAAACTATTTAACAGATAATAAAGTCACAGATGCTTTAGTAGAAGAGGCTTATGAGCGTGTCTCTAACGAGGTAAAAGCTAGTCATATTTTAATTAAAATAGATGAAGATGCTAGTCCTAATGATACATTAGCTGTTTATAATCAATTGCTTAAATTAAGAGAGCGAGTAATAGCAGAAGGCTATAAAGCTGTGCAAAAAGAGGTGCATAATGGTAAAACCGTTTATGCCGAAGATTTAGGTTATTTTTCAGGATTTAAAATGGTTTATCCTTTTGAAAACGCTGCATATAATACAGAAATCGGAGAAGTTTCATTGCCATTTAGAACCCAATTTGGTTACCATATAGTACAAGTTTTAGATAAACGTAAATCTAGAGGGCAAAGAGAAATTGCGCATATCATGGTTAACCTAGATAAGGAAGACGCAGAAAGTAGAATACAAGATATTTATAAAAAATTAGAACAAGACGAAGACTTTGCTTCTTTAGCAAAACAATTTTCTGAAGATAAAAGTACGGCAGATAAAGGAGGAAAGTTGTCTCCTTTTTCTAGTGGGGAATTACGTTCTCAAGAATTTGAAAATCAGGCTTTCGCTATTGAAAAGGAAGGAACTTATACAAAGCCATTTAAATCTAGCTTTGGTTGGCATATTATCAAGCTCATTAAAAAAATAGAAACTGCTCCTTTTGAAGATATGAAGTCTACGCTAGAGGCTAAAGTAAAGAGAGATAGTAGGTCTAAGTTAATAAGTACCTCAAGAATAAATGAATTAAAACAACGTTATACCATATCTAACGTAGATAAAGATTTAGCATATTTTACATCTATATTAAATACAGAGTATTATAAAAGTAAATGGAAAATCCCGTCTAACTTTCAACCGGAGAAAGCATTTGTAAAAATAGAAAACAAGCAATTTACCTATTCCGATTTTTCAAATTTTTTAATTAAAAATCAACGTAGAAATGCAAAGCAATTACCATTTAGTACAATTGTTGCAAATGCATATAATTCATTTTTAGAGGAAAACATCCTTGCTTATCAAGAAGAAAATCTAGAATTTGAAAATCAAGATTTTGCAAATATACTTGGCGAATATCGTGACGGTTTGTTGTTATTTGATTTAATGGAAAAAGAAATCTGGAAAGCGGCAGCTAATGATTCCGTAGCTGTGCAAGAATATTATACAGCAAACAAAGAGAATTACTTTTTTAATGAGCGTGTGGATGCTGTTGTAGCTTCTTCCGCAAAAAAGAGGGATATAAGTAAAGTATCTAAATTACTGAAAAAAGGAAAAACTATTGAAGAGATAAAAAATACGGTGAATACGAAAGACCAAATTAATGTAATATTTACTTCAGGCATAATGGATGTAGAGCATCAAGCATTACCAAAAGACTTTTCGTTTACTAAAGGTGTATCCAAAATATTTAACCATAATGGCTCTTATAGTGTTGTAAAAGTTAATGAGGTGCTTCCAAAGGCATTTAAAACATTCCAAGAAGCTAAAGGTAAAGTGTCTAGCGATTTTCAAGATGAAAAAGAAAAAAACTGGTTGGTAGCACTAGGAAATAAATATAAGGTTATTATAAATCAAGAAGTACTAAACACGGTAAAATCTAAATTAAATAAATAA